One genomic window of Luteitalea pratensis includes the following:
- a CDS encoding purple acid phosphatase family protein — MPVRRLLHGVLLCVLTLGAWSMVAPAQAPIPVHSADPGRRPSRVVLTWRDDPARTQAVTWRTDALVEETFAEIVEASANPGSTALARRSPARTTAVPVPAGTAYYHEARFTALRPGTTYMYRVGDGGTWSEWFQFRTATVEPAAFSFIYLGDAEADVASLWSRAIRAAFADAPRARFVLHAGDLVNVGESDDQWGEWFGAGAWINGTVAQVPVVGNHEYGRVNREDPPQLTALWRPQFSLPEDGPEGLSETTYSFDYQGARVIVLNSAEDGRLADQAAWLESRLKDNKNRWTIVAFHHPVFSVAGDGDNAALRAAWKPLFDKYEVDLVLTGHDHTYGRGENLTEGGPRRDDAGTVYVVSVSGPKMFEVGKNRSWATRTGANLQLYQVVHVAPQSLRFEARTVSGQLFDAFEITKSRNGRRRFIDRKPELSGTY, encoded by the coding sequence ATGCCCGTGCGACGCCTGCTGCACGGTGTCCTGCTGTGCGTGCTGACCCTGGGCGCCTGGTCCATGGTCGCGCCTGCCCAGGCACCCATTCCGGTCCACTCCGCCGATCCCGGACGACGACCGAGTCGCGTCGTTCTCACGTGGCGTGACGACCCAGCGCGGACCCAGGCGGTGACCTGGCGCACGGATGCCCTCGTCGAGGAGACCTTCGCCGAGATCGTCGAAGCCAGCGCGAACCCGGGCTCCACGGCGCTGGCGCGCCGATCGCCTGCGCGCACCACGGCCGTGCCCGTTCCGGCCGGAACCGCGTACTACCACGAGGCACGCTTCACGGCCCTCCGGCCGGGCACGACGTACATGTATCGCGTCGGCGACGGCGGCACGTGGAGCGAGTGGTTCCAGTTCCGCACGGCAACCGTGGAGCCCGCCGCCTTCTCTTTCATCTATCTCGGCGACGCGGAGGCTGATGTTGCTTCGCTGTGGTCGCGCGCCATCCGCGCTGCGTTCGCCGACGCGCCCCGCGCGCGCTTCGTGCTTCACGCGGGCGACCTCGTCAACGTCGGCGAGAGCGACGACCAGTGGGGCGAGTGGTTCGGTGCCGGCGCCTGGATCAACGGCACCGTCGCGCAAGTGCCGGTGGTCGGCAACCACGAGTACGGGCGAGTCAATCGCGAGGACCCGCCCCAGCTCACCGCGCTCTGGCGGCCACAGTTCTCCCTGCCCGAAGACGGTCCCGAGGGTCTCTCGGAAACCACCTATTCCTTCGACTACCAGGGCGCGCGTGTCATCGTGCTCAACTCGGCGGAGGACGGACGTCTGGCCGACCAGGCGGCCTGGCTGGAGTCCAGGCTCAAGGACAACAAGAACCGCTGGACGATCGTGGCCTTCCATCACCCGGTGTTCTCGGTCGCCGGCGACGGCGACAATGCGGCGCTGCGTGCGGCCTGGAAACCGCTGTTCGACAAGTACGAAGTGGACCTCGTGCTCACGGGTCACGATCACACCTACGGCCGCGGCGAGAACCTCACCGAAGGCGGGCCGCGGCGCGACGATGCGGGCACCGTGTACGTGGTGTCGGTGAGCGGCCCGAAGATGTTCGAGGTGGGCAAGAATCGCTCCTGGGCAACGCGGACGGGCGCCAACCTGCAGCTCTATCAGGTCGTCCACGTCGCGCCGCAGTCGCTGCGCTTCGAGGCGCGGACCGTGAGCGGCCAGCTCTTCGACGCGTTCGAGATCACGAAGTCGCGCAACGGCCGGCGCCGCTTCATCGACCGCAAGCCCGAACTCTCGGGCACCTACTGA
- a CDS encoding M14 family zinc carboxypeptidase — translation MLRLELPGAASLRAGVLLACACVAPACTVASQELQPLTPDALARTWEAERLPLPAPPLVTHAIVEARVARLVRESGGLVTSEVLGTSVEGRAIHHLTIGRGAKPVLLWSQMHGDEPTATSALFDLCQWLVRHRQEPIVARLLDSLTLHIVPMLNPDGAERFQRRNAQFIDINRDALHLQTPEGRLLKGLRDRVEPVIGFNLHNQNWRTSVGTPPQPAAVSLLAVAYDEARSEDPRRQLTKRTCSVIVEALRPLASGRIGRYDDEFEVRAFGDNITKWGTGVVLIETGPWPGPEPDRTLVQLNFVALVTALDAIASARVSNVDPSLYERLPENQSDLFHTLVMGGTVIPGTGVTPFRADVGIVGTRVVRQGPGGRVLQWQGSIQDVGDLRVYGALETVDASGLFVSPAYTAAAVGDEVSLPPGNATASTPRVVPGGPARLWLLRGGSVPDRYRLERIVDLP, via the coding sequence ATGCTTCGTCTTGAACTTCCAGGCGCCGCTTCGTTGCGCGCGGGTGTCCTGCTGGCCTGCGCCTGCGTCGCGCCTGCCTGCACCGTGGCATCCCAGGAACTGCAGCCACTCACGCCGGACGCTCTCGCGCGCACCTGGGAGGCCGAGCGCCTGCCGCTGCCGGCACCGCCGCTGGTCACGCACGCCATCGTCGAAGCGCGGGTGGCGCGGCTGGTACGCGAGAGCGGCGGGCTCGTCACGAGCGAGGTGCTTGGGACGTCGGTCGAAGGCCGCGCGATTCACCACCTCACCATCGGTCGGGGCGCAAAGCCCGTCCTTCTCTGGTCCCAGATGCACGGCGACGAGCCGACGGCCACGTCCGCCCTGTTCGATCTGTGCCAGTGGCTCGTCAGGCACCGACAGGAACCGATCGTCGCGCGCCTGCTGGACAGCCTGACCCTGCACATCGTGCCAATGCTCAACCCCGATGGCGCCGAGCGTTTCCAGCGACGCAACGCGCAGTTCATCGACATCAACCGCGACGCGTTGCATCTCCAGACGCCCGAGGGGCGGCTGCTCAAGGGCCTGCGCGACCGGGTCGAGCCGGTCATCGGCTTCAACCTTCACAACCAGAACTGGCGCACCTCGGTCGGGACGCCGCCGCAACCCGCCGCCGTGTCGCTGCTCGCAGTGGCGTACGACGAAGCGCGCTCCGAGGATCCGCGTCGTCAGCTCACCAAGCGAACATGCAGCGTGATCGTCGAGGCGCTGCGCCCGTTGGCCTCCGGTCGCATCGGTCGCTACGACGACGAATTCGAGGTGCGGGCGTTTGGCGACAACATCACGAAGTGGGGCACAGGGGTCGTGCTCATCGAGACCGGTCCCTGGCCTGGGCCCGAGCCGGATCGCACGCTCGTACAACTCAATTTCGTCGCGCTCGTGACCGCGCTCGACGCCATCGCCAGCGCCCGGGTGTCAAACGTCGATCCCTCGCTGTACGAGAGGTTGCCGGAGAACCAGTCCGACCTGTTCCACACCCTCGTGATGGGCGGCACGGTCATTCCCGGCACTGGTGTAACTCCGTTCCGTGCCGATGTGGGGATAGTCGGGACGCGAGTCGTGCGGCAGGGGCCGGGCGGTCGAGTCCTGCAGTGGCAGGGCAGCATCCAGGACGTCGGCGACCTGCGCGTGTACGGTGCGCTCGAGACAGTGGACGCAAGCGGCCTCTTCGTCAGCCCGGCGTACACCGCCGCCGCCGTCGGCGACGAAGTGTCGTTGCCGCCAGGGAACGCGACCGCGTCCACACCCAGGGTCGTCCCAGGCGGACCGGCGCGGCTCTGGCTCCTTCGTGGCGGGTCCGTGCCCGACAGGTATAGGCTGGAGCGCATCGTCGACCTGCCCTGA
- a CDS encoding flavin monoamine oxidase family protein: MRSLYARLHDRYSPDRRDGLTRRQMLLTSLSAGAGLLLSSRSHAQGAAGRGRVIVVGAGFSGLTAAYELASAGLDVQVIEARNRVGGRVLSFRDFVPGKVVEGGAELIGSNHVLWQAYAKRFGLEMNPMTDDEGLSDPVVLDGRRLTASDAHALFVEMEAAFATMNEDARKLVDADRPWLADDASALDLKTVGDWVRGLSCSETCRGAIDAMLTADNGVRTEWQSYLGHLAMVKGGGVEAFWTDSELYRCKQGNQQLAERLADSVGRDRITLKTPATHVATSSSGVRVRLADGRTLECDQVVIAVPPNTWNRIAFDPVLPAHIQPQVGANVKFLMRVKSEFWSRARLSPNFLSSGPVQMTWHQTENQHGPGMCLNAFSGGPGAEEVRSWTPEERMRRYMQVLSPVYKALPSSIVQTRFMDWPSDTWVKGSYSFPAPGQIMRVGATLWDGIGRLQFAGEHCACAFPGYMEGALHAGAAAARRVAEQLGVPARVA; the protein is encoded by the coding sequence ATGCGTTCCCTCTACGCGCGCCTGCACGACCGCTATTCCCCCGATCGGCGGGACGGATTGACCCGTCGCCAGATGCTGCTGACGTCGCTCTCCGCGGGCGCCGGGTTGCTCCTCAGCAGCCGAAGCCACGCGCAGGGCGCCGCCGGACGCGGCCGCGTCATCGTCGTCGGCGCGGGATTCTCAGGCCTGACGGCGGCCTACGAACTCGCGAGCGCAGGCCTCGATGTCCAGGTCATCGAGGCGCGCAACCGTGTCGGCGGCCGCGTCCTGTCCTTCAGGGACTTCGTGCCGGGCAAGGTCGTCGAAGGTGGCGCCGAGTTGATTGGCTCTAACCACGTACTGTGGCAGGCCTATGCGAAGCGCTTCGGGCTCGAGATGAACCCGATGACCGACGACGAGGGTCTCTCCGATCCGGTCGTCCTCGACGGACGTCGTCTCACGGCGAGCGACGCCCACGCTCTGTTTGTCGAGATGGAGGCCGCGTTCGCGACGATGAACGAGGACGCGAGAAAGCTGGTCGACGCCGATCGGCCGTGGCTCGCAGACGACGCCAGCGCCCTCGACCTCAAGACGGTGGGCGACTGGGTGCGTGGCCTCTCGTGCTCGGAGACGTGCCGTGGCGCCATCGACGCGATGCTCACCGCAGACAACGGCGTGCGGACGGAGTGGCAGAGCTACCTCGGTCACCTCGCGATGGTGAAGGGTGGCGGCGTCGAAGCCTTCTGGACCGACTCCGAGCTGTACCGCTGCAAACAAGGCAACCAGCAGCTGGCCGAACGGCTGGCTGACAGCGTCGGCCGCGACCGGATCACTTTGAAGACGCCCGCCACGCACGTGGCGACGTCATCGTCGGGAGTGCGCGTGCGGCTGGCGGACGGCCGTACGCTCGAATGCGACCAGGTGGTGATCGCCGTGCCACCGAACACGTGGAATCGCATCGCCTTCGACCCGGTGTTGCCAGCGCACATCCAGCCGCAGGTCGGCGCGAACGTCAAGTTCCTGATGCGGGTGAAGAGTGAGTTCTGGAGCCGCGCCAGACTATCGCCGAACTTCCTTTCGAGTGGGCCGGTCCAGATGACATGGCACCAGACCGAGAACCAGCACGGTCCGGGGATGTGCCTGAATGCCTTTTCCGGCGGGCCTGGGGCGGAGGAGGTCAGGTCGTGGACACCGGAGGAGCGAATGCGCCGCTACATGCAGGTGCTGTCGCCCGTTTACAAGGCGCTGCCCTCGTCGATCGTCCAGACGCGGTTCATGGACTGGCCGTCCGACACCTGGGTCAAGGGTTCGTACTCCTTCCCGGCGCCGGGCCAGATCATGCGGGTCGGCGCGACGCTCTGGGACGGCATCGGCCGCCTGCAGTTCGCGGGCGAGCACTGTGCATGCGCCTTCCCCGGATACATGGAGGGGGCACTGCACGCCGGTGCCGCGGCGGCGCGGCGCGTTGCCGAGCAACTCGGGGTGCCGGCGCGCGTCGCCTAG
- a CDS encoding ATP-binding protein, producing MSKPQVTTPMAALAATADQTARREQATVSAWGELMQAARVTAAEQDLDLRYVAVLDQPGMPDVSHVIGQLETEVYSGDVAERLVAIKRAAIERGRPHQGRVELEHDGRSCSFEVTATPRRNERGEVVGVLSMAVDLSDALRAHEQHRTSQGRLAGILDSAMDAIVSTGPDHRVLFFNPAAERMFGVPAAQAIGSDVTRFVPPAAGDEHSALIRHLDGLTTGDRRITVSDLCAVRASGEAFPIEASIAHTGAADDQLFTIIIRDRTERDQLQAHLLQSQKLEGIGRLAGGVAHDFNNLLTVILGYCELLRMRQRGGTELEEINNAARRASQLTRQLLAFSRRQVLHVETLDLNTLIRGLHRMLRRIVGEDVGLTTHLAEEQLWVVADFGQLEQVLLNLVGNARDAMPAGGSLRIATRIIDRPVHAESSGRPSVELMIQDNGVGMAEEVRSRIFEPFFTTKGDAGTGLGLATVYGIVTQTGGEIECDSAPGAGTTFRVFLPLAQAQREPSAGASVSRHPAHGHETVLLVEDEPIVRELAARALRQYGYKVLEAQDAESALRFMDLPNLGIVVSDVVMPGRTGDDLSAEFARRRPGLPVLLMTGYSEAMLQRPVDPAHLLRKPFTPTELIAKIRALLDRSPTAGA from the coding sequence ATGTCCAAACCCCAGGTCACCACACCGATGGCCGCACTCGCGGCGACTGCCGACCAGACGGCGAGGCGCGAGCAGGCCACCGTGAGCGCCTGGGGCGAGTTGATGCAGGCGGCTCGCGTGACGGCGGCAGAGCAGGACCTGGACCTTCGCTACGTGGCCGTACTCGACCAGCCCGGCATGCCTGACGTGTCGCACGTCATCGGGCAACTCGAGACCGAGGTCTACAGCGGCGACGTTGCCGAGCGGCTCGTGGCCATCAAGCGCGCGGCGATCGAACGCGGGCGCCCGCACCAGGGCCGCGTCGAACTCGAGCACGACGGCCGTTCGTGTTCCTTCGAGGTGACGGCGACACCACGGCGCAACGAACGCGGCGAGGTCGTGGGCGTCCTCTCGATGGCCGTGGATCTCAGCGATGCGCTGCGCGCGCACGAGCAGCATCGCACCAGCCAGGGCCGGCTGGCCGGCATCCTCGACTCGGCGATGGACGCCATCGTCAGCACCGGCCCGGATCATCGCGTGCTGTTCTTCAACCCCGCGGCCGAGCGGATGTTCGGTGTGCCTGCGGCGCAGGCGATCGGCAGCGACGTGACCCGCTTCGTGCCGCCGGCTGCGGGCGACGAGCACTCCGCGCTGATTCGCCACCTTGACGGACTCACCACCGGGGACCGCCGCATCACGGTCAGCGATCTTTGCGCGGTGCGTGCATCCGGCGAGGCGTTTCCGATCGAGGCGTCCATCGCGCACACCGGTGCGGCCGACGACCAGCTGTTCACGATCATCATCCGGGACCGCACCGAGCGGGATCAGCTGCAGGCGCACCTCCTGCAGTCGCAGAAGCTCGAAGGCATCGGCCGTCTTGCCGGTGGGGTCGCCCACGACTTCAACAACCTGCTCACCGTGATCCTGGGCTACTGCGAGCTGCTGCGCATGCGCCAGCGCGGCGGCACCGAGCTCGAAGAGATCAACAACGCGGCCCGACGCGCGAGCCAGCTCACGCGACAGCTCCTCGCCTTCAGTCGGCGGCAGGTGCTGCACGTCGAGACCCTCGATCTCAATACCCTGATCAGGGGCCTGCACCGGATGCTGCGCCGGATCGTCGGCGAGGACGTGGGGCTCACGACCCACCTGGCCGAAGAGCAGCTCTGGGTCGTCGCCGATTTCGGTCAACTGGAGCAGGTGTTGCTCAACCTGGTAGGCAACGCGCGAGACGCCATGCCTGCGGGCGGTTCGCTTCGCATCGCGACACGCATCATCGACAGGCCGGTCCACGCCGAGTCGTCCGGTCGTCCCTCGGTGGAGCTGATGATCCAGGACAATGGCGTCGGGATGGCCGAGGAGGTGCGCAGTCGCATCTTCGAGCCGTTCTTCACGACCAAGGGTGATGCCGGCACAGGTCTTGGCCTCGCGACGGTGTACGGGATCGTCACGCAGACCGGCGGCGAAATCGAATGTGACAGCGCGCCTGGCGCCGGGACGACTTTCCGCGTATTCCTGCCGCTCGCACAGGCGCAACGCGAACCGTCGGCGGGTGCGTCCGTGTCGCGTCACCCGGCGCACGGCCACGAGACCGTGCTGCTCGTCGAGGACGAGCCGATCGTGCGTGAACTCGCTGCCCGTGCACTGCGGCAGTACGGCTACAAGGTGCTCGAGGCGCAGGATGCCGAGAGCGCCCTCCGGTTCATGGATCTCCCGAACCTGGGCATCGTCGTCTCCGACGTCGTGATGCCGGGGCGCACCGGCGACGATCTGTCGGCGGAGTTCGCGCGCCGGCGGCCCGGCCTGCCGGTGCTCCTGATGACCGGCTACTCCGAGGCCATGCTGCAGCGGCCCGTGGACCCGGCCCACCTGCTTCGCAAGCCGTTCACGCCGACGGAACTCATCGCGAAAATCCGCGCCCTGCTGGACCGGTCGCCCACGGCCGGCGCCTGA
- a CDS encoding ketopantoate reductase family protein: MSDATFAVVGAGAVGGYYAARLAHAGFDVALLARGAHLEAIRSRGLWVWSPLGDLVVHPRVSADAAGIGPADVVLYAVKTYDNATALPLLGPLLGPDTLVVTLQNGVSSAADVGTVVGVDRVLAGPTYIATALKAPGLIQQTGTHRRIVFGEIPDTVGPALRARPSAEPSPRVLALAELLRRADIQAEPVADARVPLWEKFVYLAPFAAVTGAARQPAGVVWSTPALRATLDAAFAETEAVARAEGIAVAPDVLDRVRGYMDALPAGTRSSLLIDLQAGKRIELDALAGDVVRRGAALGVPTPVMATLASTLTPYIGGSSR; the protein is encoded by the coding sequence ATGTCCGACGCGACGTTTGCGGTGGTGGGCGCGGGAGCGGTCGGTGGGTACTACGCGGCGCGGCTGGCGCACGCGGGGTTCGACGTGGCGCTGTTGGCGCGCGGCGCTCACCTCGAGGCGATCCGGTCACGCGGGCTCTGGGTGTGGAGTCCGCTTGGAGACCTCGTGGTTCACCCTCGCGTCTCGGCCGACGCCGCCGGGATCGGACCGGCCGACGTGGTGCTGTACGCGGTCAAGACCTACGACAACGCCACGGCGCTGCCGTTGCTCGGACCGTTGCTGGGGCCGGACACGCTCGTGGTCACGCTGCAGAACGGGGTGTCGAGCGCGGCGGACGTCGGCACCGTCGTCGGCGTGGACCGGGTACTCGCCGGACCCACCTATATCGCCACGGCCCTGAAGGCTCCAGGCCTGATCCAGCAGACGGGCACGCATCGACGCATCGTGTTCGGCGAGATCCCCGACACGGTAGGGCCGGCTCTCCGAGCCCGGCCTTCTGCGGAGCCTTCCCCACGAGTTCTGGCCTTGGCCGAGTTACTTCGGCGCGCCGACATCCAGGCCGAACCGGTGGCCGACGCGCGTGTCCCCCTGTGGGAGAAGTTCGTCTATCTCGCGCCGTTTGCCGCCGTTACCGGCGCCGCACGGCAGCCCGCCGGCGTGGTGTGGTCGACGCCGGCATTGCGCGCGACGCTCGACGCTGCCTTCGCCGAGACCGAGGCGGTTGCGCGCGCCGAGGGGATTGCCGTCGCCCCTGACGTGCTCGATCGTGTCCGTGGCTACATGGACGCACTGCCCGCCGGCACGCGATCTTCGCTGCTCATCGATCTTCAAGCCGGCAAGCGGATCGAACTCGACGCACTGGCCGGCGACGTCGTGCGTCGCGGTGCCGCCCTGGGCGTGCCAACGCCCGTGATGGCGACGCTGGCGTCCACGCTCACTCCGTACATCGGAGGTAGTTCCCGGTGA
- a CDS encoding carbohydrate kinase family protein, translated as MPTPDVLWDVVGLGANAVDFVYRLPAVPQATGNFSKMRISRETISCGGQMTTALVACARFGLRAKYIGATGTDDNGRRIRRELAHHSVDCTDAIIKDARNQYAVIMVDEVTGERIVLWDRDEKLHLRPHEIPARAIVSARLLHVDDVDQEAAIVAGEIAKTAGLVVTSDIDRLTPRTVDLVRAVTVPIFAEHVPTGLTGTKDLASALRQLREMHPGLLCATIGAEGAIALDGDRLVHSPGFKVQAVDTTGAGDVFRAGFIYGTLQGWSTDQVLRFANAAAGLSCTRPGAIGGVPALEEIEALLEAAPA; from the coding sequence GTGCCTACGCCCGACGTGCTCTGGGATGTGGTTGGCCTCGGGGCCAACGCCGTCGACTTCGTCTACCGGCTGCCCGCCGTTCCCCAGGCGACCGGCAATTTCTCCAAGATGCGGATCAGTCGCGAGACGATCAGCTGCGGTGGCCAGATGACCACCGCGCTGGTGGCGTGTGCGCGATTCGGCCTGCGCGCCAAGTACATCGGCGCCACCGGCACCGACGACAACGGCCGTCGCATCCGTCGCGAACTCGCGCACCACAGCGTCGATTGCACTGACGCCATCATCAAGGACGCCCGCAACCAGTACGCGGTGATCATGGTCGACGAGGTCACGGGCGAACGTATCGTGCTGTGGGACCGCGACGAGAAGCTGCATCTCAGGCCGCACGAGATCCCCGCGCGCGCCATCGTCTCCGCGCGGCTGCTGCACGTGGACGACGTCGACCAGGAAGCGGCGATCGTCGCTGGCGAGATCGCGAAGACCGCCGGGCTCGTGGTGACCAGTGACATCGATCGACTCACGCCGCGGACGGTCGATCTGGTGAGGGCGGTGACGGTGCCGATCTTCGCCGAGCACGTACCGACCGGGCTCACGGGCACGAAGGACCTCGCCTCGGCCCTGCGCCAGTTGCGGGAGATGCATCCGGGGCTGCTCTGCGCCACCATCGGCGCCGAAGGCGCCATCGCGCTCGATGGCGATCGCCTGGTGCACTCGCCCGGCTTCAAGGTGCAGGCCGTGGACACGACCGGCGCCGGCGACGTGTTCCGGGCTGGCTTCATCTACGGCACGTTGCAGGGTTGGTCCACCGACCAGGTGCTGCGATTCGCCAACGCGGCGGCGGGCCTGAGCTGCACCCGTCCAGGTGCGATCGGCGGTGTCCCAGCGCTCGAAGAGATCGAGGCGTTGCTCGAGGCGGCCCCCGCGTGA
- a CDS encoding DUF1800 domain-containing protein, with product MRASFSRSLAWVGVVVAATAMTVSGTGRPPALDRDAAIHTANRLTFGATPATVERLQSEGLDAWLEAQLHPQRVPDPRLEARLAALTTLTLTPRALAEMNLKAQQRRRAAQASMQTAGAGDGGLERAAGGIEPGMERFPRAEDRGPQRQVLIELITQKLVRATAAERQLEEVLVDFWFNHFNVFAGKGPVRQYVYDFERTAIRPHVFGSFRTMLGAVAGSPAMLFYLDNWQSSAPGTQTLRGPGGLNENYARELLELHTLGVDGGYSQADIVDVARAFTGWTIRAPRQGGDAIFDGRRHDRGAKTILGHVLPAGGGRGDGERVMDILARHPSTARFIARKLAIRFVSDTPQEALVARVASRFLQTGGDLRATVDALVRSPEFIDRSARLAKVKTPLEFVASAVRVTGAEVRMAGALGQQLRTLGMPPYFAQPPTGYSDRADAWTNAGALVQRMNIALALTQGRLHGVAPAGLPEADGDDAETRARSMARALLLRDPSPATLKTVAMASIPAEMAALVLGSPEFQRK from the coding sequence ATGCGCGCTTCATTCTCGCGTTCATTGGCCTGGGTCGGTGTCGTGGTGGCCGCCACGGCGATGACCGTCTCGGGTACCGGTCGGCCGCCCGCCCTCGATCGGGACGCGGCGATTCACACCGCCAATCGCCTCACGTTCGGCGCCACGCCGGCGACGGTCGAGCGCCTGCAGTCCGAGGGGCTCGACGCCTGGCTCGAGGCGCAACTGCATCCGCAGCGGGTGCCTGACCCGCGGCTCGAGGCGAGGCTCGCTGCGCTGACGACCCTGACACTGACGCCGCGCGCCCTGGCTGAAATGAACCTGAAGGCGCAGCAGCGGCGACGCGCGGCGCAGGCGTCGATGCAGACAGCAGGTGCAGGCGACGGCGGGTTGGAGCGCGCGGCCGGCGGTATCGAGCCCGGCATGGAGCGCTTCCCACGCGCGGAGGATCGTGGTCCACAGCGGCAGGTGCTGATCGAACTCATCACCCAGAAGCTGGTTCGCGCAACAGCGGCCGAGCGCCAGCTGGAGGAAGTGCTCGTCGACTTCTGGTTCAACCACTTCAACGTCTTCGCGGGCAAGGGACCGGTCCGGCAGTACGTGTACGACTTCGAGCGCACCGCGATTCGGCCGCATGTCTTCGGGTCGTTCCGGACGATGCTCGGGGCAGTGGCGGGCAGCCCCGCGATGCTCTTCTACCTGGACAACTGGCAGAGCAGCGCTCCCGGCACGCAGACCTTGCGTGGGCCGGGTGGCCTGAACGAGAACTACGCGCGCGAGCTGCTCGAGTTGCACACGCTCGGTGTCGATGGCGGCTACAGCCAGGCTGACATCGTGGACGTGGCGCGTGCGTTCACGGGATGGACGATCCGTGCCCCGAGGCAGGGCGGGGACGCAATCTTCGATGGTAGGCGTCATGACCGGGGCGCGAAGACGATCCTGGGGCACGTGCTGCCCGCCGGCGGTGGACGCGGCGACGGCGAGCGCGTCATGGACATCCTCGCGCGACACCCGTCGACCGCCCGCTTCATCGCGCGAAAGCTGGCGATACGGTTCGTGTCGGACACGCCTCAGGAGGCACTGGTTGCAAGAGTGGCGTCCCGATTCCTGCAGACCGGCGGGGACCTGCGGGCCACCGTCGATGCGCTCGTCAGGTCACCCGAGTTCATCGACCGGAGCGCGCGCCTGGCCAAGGTCAAGACGCCGCTGGAATTCGTGGCGAGCGCGGTCCGCGTCACTGGCGCCGAAGTGCGGATGGCAGGCGCCCTGGGGCAGCAACTTCGCACGCTGGGCATGCCGCCGTACTTCGCGCAGCCTCCCACGGGATACAGCGACCGCGCGGACGCATGGACTAACGCCGGGGCCCTCGTGCAACGCATGAACATCGCGCTCGCACTGACGCAAGGGCGCTTGCACGGGGTTGCGCCCGCCGGCCTGCCGGAGGCGGACGGAGACGATGCGGAGACGCGGGCCAGGTCGATGGCACGGGCACTGCTCTTGCGGGATCCGTCGCCGGCGACGCTGAAGACCGTCGCGATGGCGTCGATTCCCGCGGAAATGGCTGCGCTCGTGCTCGGATCGCCGGAATTTCAACGGAAATGA
- a CDS encoding sulfite exporter TauE/SafE family protein → MTLLGIVGVMALGALGGMVGALLGLGGGVFLVPALTLVYGLPFRQAAGIGLMTVIATSSVVSAQKLGDGTVNFRLGIVLEIATTIGGLAGGLTAQALPQRTLRLLFGAVALFIAGVMFREIYRRTTDQESTDGTGWLGGQWYCDEQKRLRAYRVRRLPLALFVSFLAGNVSGLLGIGGGILKVPALTTWCGVPLRVSATTSAMMIGVTAAASAPLYYAAGEIPPMYAAASVLGVMVGTRGGFWIAERAKARGLKVLLGLVLVFVAVMMLVRA, encoded by the coding sequence GTGACACTGCTCGGCATCGTCGGCGTGATGGCGCTGGGCGCGCTCGGCGGCATGGTCGGCGCGCTGCTCGGCCTGGGCGGCGGCGTATTCCTGGTGCCGGCGCTGACCCTCGTGTACGGCTTGCCGTTCCGCCAGGCCGCTGGCATCGGCCTGATGACGGTGATTGCGACGTCCAGCGTCGTGTCGGCGCAGAAGCTGGGCGATGGCACGGTCAACTTCCGCCTCGGGATCGTCCTCGAGATCGCGACCACGATCGGTGGCCTGGCCGGCGGCCTGACGGCGCAGGCGCTGCCGCAGCGTACGCTGCGGCTGCTCTTCGGCGCCGTCGCGTTGTTCATCGCCGGCGTGATGTTCCGCGAGATTTATCGGCGGACGACGGACCAGGAGAGCACGGACGGCACGGGCTGGCTGGGTGGGCAGTGGTATTGCGACGAACAGAAACGGCTGCGCGCCTACCGCGTGCGGCGACTGCCGCTGGCCCTGTTTGTGTCGTTCCTCGCCGGTAACGTCTCGGGCCTGCTCGGCATCGGTGGCGGCATCCTCAAGGTGCCGGCACTGACGACGTGGTGCGGTGTGCCGCTGCGCGTCTCGGCCACGACGAGCGCGATGATGATCGGGGTGACGGCAGCGGCTTCCGCGCCGTTGTACTACGCGGCGGGCGAGATCCCGCCGATGTATGCGGCAGCCTCGGTGCTCGGCGTCATGGTGGGCACGCGCGGCGGCTTCTGGATCGCGGAGCGTGCGAAGGCGCGCGGGCTGAAGGTGCTGCTTGGCCTCGTGCTGGTGTTTGTGGCCGTCATGATGCTGGTGCGCGCATGA